In Solanum stenotomum isolate F172 chromosome 6, ASM1918654v1, whole genome shotgun sequence, one DNA window encodes the following:
- the LOC125866763 gene encoding protein terminal ear1-like produces the protein MENNGMIHGNLDPRAQEFIPTYPFNNNFLPVFPNQFYYPFPSPPPPPPYGDVASVPLLQPAYVSANPPVPTPILPPPSSMSTRTLLLCMVPVDVSESIIRRDLEVFGDVRAVQMGRVREGIVTVHFYDLRHAQTALMEIQQQHMQQQMRLRRHYYEFIENQNSLPPVPPPAARGLIAGRAVWAQFTFPVTSALVDGNNQGTLVIFNLASQTSTDSLIHIFQAFGHVKELRETPMKKHQRFVEFYDVRDASRALIEMNGYDLNGQQLLIEFSRPGGNNSRRFSKGFQYSSPTKFNNNLYSSPRIAPVYNTSHSQNQKSNYVKGNPSGCSGSECSGTGGSVQESLASLCISNRSNNNVRAGKNKNAKKSNTNISASSSSVTSCSPKRPQKMLQQANSSRPWKMSWSSKQAKDYDPRFLIKEDAIMESNCRDSRTTVMIKNIPNKYSQKLLLNMLDNHCIHCNEQIADADDQPKSSYDFIYLPIDFINKCNVGYGFVNMTSPQATLRLYKAFHLQNWEVFNSRKICQVTYARLQGIEALKEHFKNSKFPCEAEEYMPVIFAPARDGKLLTEPNPIVGRGMIINSSSSNDDDDDDEETAAGRNDGSSSNGGENYDVGNHDSVYMLASSGN, from the exons atggagaacaATGGTATGATTCATGGAAATCTTGATCCTAGAGCCCAAGAATTTATACCAACATATCCatttaacaataattttttgCCTGTATTTCCTAATCAATTTTACTACCCTTTTccatctccaccaccaccaccaccgtACGGTGATGTTGCATCAGTGCCGTTACTCCAGCCGGCGTATGTTAGCGCTAACCCACCGGTGCCTACGCCTATTTTACCACCACCAAGTTCAATGTCTACAAGAACTTTATTGTTATGTATGGTTCCGGTTGATGTGAGTGAATCTATTATCCGAAGGGATTTAGAAGTATTTGGGGATGTAAGAGCTGTGCAAATGGGAAGGGTAAGAGAAGGGATTGTAACGGTTCATTTCTATGATTTAAGGCACGCGCAGACGGCGTTAATGGAGATTCAACAGCAGCACATGCAGCAACAGATGCGTTTAAGGAGGCATTATTATGAGTttattgaaaatcaaaattctCTTCCTCCAGTTCCACCACCGGCGGCGCGTGGACTCATTGCTGGTAGAGCTGTTTGGGCTCAGTTCACTTTTCCGGTCACTTCTGCTCTTGTTGATGGGAATAATCAAGGCACACTTGTTATTTTCAATTTGGCATCTCAAACTTCTACTGATTCTCTTATTCATATATTTCAAGCTTTTG GACATGTGAAGGAATTGAGAGAGACACCAATGAAGAAGCATCAAAGATTTGTGGAGTTTTATGATGTTAGAGATGCATCAAGGGCGTTGATAGAGATGAATGGGTATGATTTAAATGGGCAGCAATTGCTGATTGAATTCAGCAGGCCAGGTGGAAATAACAGCAGACGCTTCTCAAAAGGTTTTCAATATTCTTCACCTACCAAATTCAACAATAACTTATACTCTTCACCAAGAATAGCGCCGGTATACAACACTTCACATTCCCAAAATCAGAAATCAAATTATGTTAAAGGAAACCCTAGTGGATGTAGCGGAAGTGAGTGTTCAGGCACCGGTGGTTCAGTTCAAGAATCATTAGCTTCTTTGTGTATATCAAATAGGAGTAATAATAATGTTAGGGCTGGGAAGAATAAGAATGCCAAAAAAAGTAACACTAACATTAGTGCAAGTAGTAGCAGTGTGACAAGTTGTTCTCCGAAACGTCCACAAAAAATGTTGCAACAAGCAAATAGCAGTAGGCCATGGAAGATGAGCTGGTCATCAAAGCAGGCAAAAGATTATGACCCTCGTTTTCTAATTAAAGAAGATGCCATTATGGAATCAAATTGCAGAGATTCCAGAACTACTGTCATGATCAAAAACATACCAAACAAGTACAG TCAGAAGTTGCTGCTGAACATGCTGGACAACCACTGCATTCACTGTAACGAGCAGATTGCCGACGCCGATGATCAGCCAAAATCCTCTTATGATTTCATTTATCTTCCCATCGATTTCAT TAACAAGTGCAACGTGGGATATGGATTTGTGAACATGACTTCACCGCAAGCAACGTTGAGACTGTACAAGGCTTTTCATCTTCAAAATTGGGAAGTTTTCAACTCCAGAAAAATATGCCAAGTTACTTATGCTAGATTACAG GGAATTGAAGCATTGAAAGAGcatttcaaaaactcaaaattcccATGTGAAGCTGAAGAATACATGCCAGTGATTTTCGCACCAGCTCGTGATGGGAAATTATTAACAGAGCCTAATCCTATTGTTGGACGTGGCATGATAATTAACTCTTC AAGTagtaatgatgatgatgatgatgatg